CCCGGGGCCGTATGTTCTGCTATTTCAAACGTTTGCTCCTTTTCAGGAAAACGAGGGGAGTTATCATTAACATCAGCAATTCCTATGACCAGATAATGGATTTCAAGTGGATTTTCAACTACAATCTTTAGCTCCAAAAGACAAGCGCTGTCCTCACTGCACATTTCTTCTCTGTCAATTTTTCCATTCACGATCAAGTCTCCATTGTTCTGATTCACGCCAAAAAGAGAATCCATAGAAGTCGACACAATTCGAAAGCGGCGATCAATCAAAGACGCAATGTCAATGCCAAGATCCTTTGCAATATTCCCAACGACAGTTCCATGTTTTACCTCTTCTGGAATAGAGTATCTTAACTGAGCTAAAGCCTTTTCTTGGAAAAATAGCAATAGAAGGGACCAATAGAAAACAGACCGAACAAAGATAGTATTTTGTCCGAGTGATTTACTCCCCATGTTTAGATGAAAAAACAACGAGCATCTATAACTAAAAAGATTGCGGTGCAAAGCTTTCAGATCAAAACGCCAGGTCCAACATAGTAAAATAAAGCGCACCTCGTCCTTCCGAATCCGTTCTGACTCCAACCTCTCCTCTACGCTGTTCTCAAACAAAAGGCGATGGGAGGAACGGAATCGTGCAACGCAGCTTCGTGGTGTGACACTGGCACCCAGAGGTGAAATGGCTTTTTCACATTTTACAAACGATGCCCCCTGTTCATTTTCGTATGCCTTTCTTGTGACATAGTCAGGCAATGCAACAAAttaatgaacaaataaataataaatacatcttCATTTTGCAAGCCAGTATTTCCACTTCATTACCAGCCCTCTCCAAGCAGGCCCATAATATCATTTAAGAGGTCCatagtatttttgttttgtttttgtatacatttgttaAAGGCCTAATTATTAGTAATTGTCTTATTAACTTGACTAGTAATTAAGTCAAATAgtcttaataataattatctgGCATTTTTATGCGAATTCGTTAAAATGAATCCTTAATAAACATGCATTTCAACTTTTCCAAAGATCATGATGCATTACGAAACTGTAGTTATAAATTGTTCCCTTACCTCTGCAGAAGTACTCCTCCTGTCAGGGACCACTAGAGTGTTCCCATTGCTCCCCGGGACTATAGTAGATCCTATACTCATTCTGGGTCCCACTAACATGTAGCGTTTCTCTCCAGATCTGTACTGGATGCTGTGACACAGAGTTCCATCATAGTTTGTTTCAGGTAAATACTTGGAGGATACATCCGTGGTTTTAGAGCACTGCATTGCAATAAGCACAATGATACTGATGAGAAAAAGAGTTGAAACTGAAGCCAGAGTTATCATTAAATAAAATGTCACGCCACTGTCCCCAATGTCAGTCGCTGCGCTTTTCACGTCAGAAGCTGATATGGCCTCTTTGGGCTCCACCAGCTTGACAACCACAGTAGCTGTTGCTGAGAGTGACACGTTCCCATTGTCTTTGACCAGTATGACCAGTTTATGTTGAGCCTCGTCTGTCTCTGTGAATGAGCGCAGTGTTCTTATCCGTCCAGTATAGCGGTCCAGACCAAAGAGACTGTGGTCACTCACTTCCTGTAGTGAGAATAACAGCCAGCCGTTGTATCCTATGTCAGCATCGTAGGCTCTCACTTTAGTCACCAGGTAGCCTGCAGGAACATTGCGAGGAacctcctccactccctcaGCAGAACCGTTAGAGCTGATCGGATGTAAGATAACCGGAGGGTTGTCGTTCTGGTCCAGAATAAACACGTTGACTGTGACGTTGCTTCTTAGCGGGGGACTTCCGGAGTCGAGGGCCACAACTTGGAACTGAAATTTCTTTAACGTTTCAAAGTCAAAGCTTTTCATCGCAGAAATGTGGCCATTATCCGAATTAATGTTTAGGAAAGATGACATGTCATTCCGACTTCCATCCCCTCGAACTGTTTGGTATATTATCGCAGCGTTTTCGTTTAAATCTTTATCGAATGCACTAACTGAAAATATAGAGGCACTGGGAGTATTATTTTCCAGTAAATATAACTCGAGAGGATTTTGTGCGAACTCGGGGCTGTTGTCGTTAACGTCAGAAATCTGAACGCTCAGAGTTTTAAAAGTGGACAGAGGGGGCTGACCACAGTCGGTAGCCGTTAATGTGACGTCATAATGGGACATGGTTTCTCTGTCCAACTTCTCTTTGACAACCAATGAGTACATGTTATCCTTATATGACGGTTTCAATTCAAATGGTACATTTTCGTTTAGACTACATATCACTTTTCCATTCAGTCCAGAATCAATATCAGTGACACTTACGAGGTAAATGACGATCCCTTGTTTTGAATCTTCGGGCACGCTGTCAGAAATCGACGTCACTTCTATCGCTGGTTTATTGTCATTAACGTCTTCtatttttattataactctacaATCTGTTGTCATTGGAGGCTGGCCTTTGTCAGAGGCTTGGATATCTATTTTATAAACATCCATTGTCTCATAGTCAATCTTTCCTTTGACTAGAATTTCTCCAGTTATTTTATCTAAGGAAAATAGTTCTACTATTTTAGCGGTACTGTCAGTTCCAAATGCATACTCAACCTGCCCATTCGTCCCCTCGTCTAAATCATTTGCCTGTACATTTATTACAACAGTACCAATGTCAACATTTTCTCGTAACATAACTGAATAAACCTCTTGAGAAAATATTGGTCTATTGTCATTGTTATCAAGAACTAGTATAGTAACATTGAGATGTGCCGATTTATGCGGTTTTCCTCCGTCTACAGCTGTGAGAACCAAGCTGTAATTCGTTCTCTGCTCCCTGTCCAATTGCCGCTGCAAGACCAAAAACGGAATTTTGTCTTCTCCCCTATCTCTAATTTCGAGTTGAAAATGATCGTTCTGACTCAGTAGATAACGTTGTACCGAATTAATTCCGAAGTCTGGATCGTGGGCCCCTGCCAGTTGAAATCTCGCCCCCTGCAGAGTGTGTTCTGCGATCTCGATCACCTTTTCTTTCTCCGGAAATATGGGTGCGTTGTCATTTCTATCTGTTACTTCCACGCTTACGTAGTGAATTTCAAGAGGATTTTCAATAACAATTTTGAGCTCCACTAAACACGCACCGCTGTGTTCGCAAATGTCTTCTCGGTCCACCTTCTGAGTATTGTACAGAGCACCATTGTTCTGGTTTACCTCAAATAGCGAATCTTTAGTTCCAGCCACGATGCGGAATCGCCTTTCCTTCAAAGTCGTTGGATCAAGCCCTAAATCCTTGGCTACATTCCCAATAACAGATCCCACTTTAGCCTCTTCTGCCGTGGAGTATCGTATTTGAGCTGAACCAAGCTCACCGAAAAATAACAGAACAACGAAAATATGAAGGCCTGACAAAGAAACCATTTTGCCACTATATTCCCTTAAAGATGGACGTCCAATAAGTTCAATTCAAACATGGATGAAACAATCCGCAAAAACCACATCATCCAGCATGTACTCCACATAAAGGGATAAAAAGGTTACGACAGAAAACTCGCATTAGCACCTCGCTTGTCTGTTCATCCTCCAACAGGGGACTAACAATGCGCATCGTTAATGGCTGAGCCTCTCTCACAGCCTGGCAGACCGAATAATGTAACACTGACACCTTGTGGGCCATtccatgtaggcctacgtctCACACAACGAATATCTTTCAATTATGATGTGtaaattatgattattatttcgGCCTGTGAAAAACAGTATTCAGCACAATGGACAGCTAACACAAAAACGCCAAACCCGCAGTGTGAGAAAGACTCAATTAAAGTCCTTTACCAAACAATGCAGATCTATGAACCCATGTTAGCATATGGAAATAAATGTATAGTAagcaacatatatatatagttaaacATTTCTTACCTCTACAGATGTGCTCCTCCTGTCAGGGACCACCAGAGTGTTCCCATTGCTCCCCGGGACTATAGTAGAGCCTATACTCATTCTGGGTCCAACTAACATGTAGTGTTTCTCTCCAGATCTGTACTGGATGCTGTGACACAGAGTTCCGTCATAGTTGGTTTCTGGTAAATACTTGGAGGATACATCCGTGGTTTTAGAGCACTGCATTGCAATCAGCACAATGATGCTGAAGACAAAAAGAGTAGAAACTGTTCCTAAAGTTATCATCAAATACAAAGTCACATTGGTGTCATTATCATTATTTGAAACACTTTTCACATCAGAAGCTGAAATGGCCTCTTTGGGCTCCACCAGCTTGACAACCACAGTAGCTGTTGCTGAGAGTGACACGTTCCCATTGTCTTTGACCAGTATGACCAGTTTATGTTGAGCCTCGTCTGTCTCTGTGAATGAGCGCAGTGTTCTTATCCGTCCAGTATAGCGGTCCAGACCAAAGAGACTTTGGTCACTCACTTTCTGTAGTGAGAATAACAGCCAGCCGTTGTATCCTATGTCAGCATCGTAGGCTCTCACTTTAGNNNNNNNNNNNNNNNNNNNNNNNNNNNNNNNNNNNNNNNNNNNNNNNNNNNNNNNNNNNNNNNNNNNNNNNNNNNNNNNNNNNNNNNNNNNNNNNNNNNNAGTCGTGAGAGTGGGCCGCACATTTACagacacaaacctacacacacatacacaaacacacaaacatgcacgaacacacacatacacacacaaacacacacagaaaaacacacaaacacacaaacatccacactcacacctacaCTAGTGCGAGCAtagcatgcaaacacaaacgctcacacacatacacagacacacatacacacacacacacatacacacactcacaaccacacacacacacaaagaatgagcaggaggaggggggacatTCGGTGTTCAATCTTTTTACCTTTTTGCAAAGAAAGCACCCCAAAAAAGAGCTACCAACTTGACTTCTTTACTAGTCTAAcctatgacccccccccccccacctccccctcttccccccccccacccccccagctccacccccccacccccccagctccaccccccctccccctctgggtTCTGGTGAGCGGCTATATGATGAGGTTCCTAAGCCTTATGTGTTCCGCCGGTCCTTGGACTGACCTTATGGGGTCAGGCCCAACGGCATCCCATAATGAGAGTGGTGTTCTGTGATTTGTCGGAGGGTGATGGAGAAAAGGGCAAGCACGCGCAATGCACCCTGGGTCTTTGTCTGGGTGCGGGCGGTATTGACGAGCGCTGATCGATGTTAATTGCTAGACAGAATGGTTGCATTGATCAATAGCCCCccaccacaccatcacacacacacacacacacacacacacacacacacacacacacacacacacacacacacacacacacacacacacacacacacacacacacacacacacacacacacacacacacacacttattcccTTACACAAtaggacatacacacactacccaCTGCACAACATCCACCCAGCAGCGGTGACTGGTACCTCACAAACATCAGGGATTACATCCGTTGCAATTATTATTTCCTAAatttttttctctccatcaTATTTCTATACTTCCCTTTTCTCGATTTTTTATTCCCTCCATAATTCTTCTATACTTTCTTTTTTTCGGTTTTTATATTATCTATTatctttatattattatttttctatacCTAGTTTTCCCCAATTTTTTTCCGAATCTCCTTTTCCCCCGATTTTTACTCTCTcctaacacacagagacacagacacactgacagatgAAGATGCTTTTATAAACACCTGCACATATTCAGGcttacatgcaaacacacacacacccatatatgTAGATATCGGCGTAAAAACATGTTGAGACTTGCTCACACACTATATCAGcatacagaaacaaacacacacacaattacaccaATTGATActtgcacacaaacaatcatttgtacttgcatacacacacatatgtaggTAACTGCAaacacagtgtgtatgtgtgtgtgtgtgtgtgtgtgtgtgtgtgtgtgtgtgtgtgtgtgtgtgtgtgtgtgtgtgtgtgtgtgtgtgtgtgtgtgtgtgtgtgtgtgtgtgtgtgtgtgtgtgtgtgtgtgtgcgtgcgtgcgtgcgtgcgtgcgtgcgtgcgtgcgtgcgtgcgtgcgtgcgtgcgtgcgtgtgtgtgtgtgtgtgtgctcatgagTCATTTGTGTGGCACAGTTGGCTAGCATTGGAAGTGACTCGAAGCATGATAGGGATTCTGGGCTGAAGATAAAAGAGCAGAGGAAGCCAATATTATGCATGCACATTTAACTTTGTGCTGTGggtaattatgtgtgtgtgtgtgtgtgtgtgtgtgtgtgtgtgtgtgtgtgtgtgtgtgtgtgtgtgtgtgtgtgtgtgtgtgtgtgtgtgtgtgtgtgtgtgtgtgtgtgtgtgtgtgtgtgtgtgtgtgtgtgtgtgtgtgtgtgtgtgtgtgtgtgtgtgtgtgtgtgtgtatgggcaatCAATACGCTGGCTGTGAATGGcaaaggggtggtgggggtagtgAAAAGATCCAGAGattatggagagagaaagagaaagagagtgagtgagagagaaagagagagagagagagagagagagagagagagagagagagagagagagagagagagagagagagagagagagagagagagagagagagagagagagagagagagagagagagagagagagagagagagagagaaaggtagatagagagagaacgagagagagccaGGAGGTAGCAGTGAAAGGCAGAAGGTAAGATGGCATGACTGGAGGGATGAGGATAAGGCAGTATGAAGAGCTCAGATTCTGTGTTTCTACACATGAGATTATTTCATGTTTTAAGTCATGTTTAAGTCTATTAATATCTTACATGACAGAGGGCACCGACCCTACCTGTGAACTCCTTATGGTTTTATCTTTGCATTTAAACTCTACCCACAAATTATTGAACCTAAACTTAATACACCACATTCCCTCAGAGTCGAGTTCATGTATTTCTTTTAAAACGTGCTCTGAGAGGTGCTCTTAGGCTTCAGAGTTGTGGCTTGAATGTTGTTCCAATTTATCTTGGCTCAAATAAATGACTTTATAATCGATGCAATGTCATTGCTTTGGATggaaaacacacatgtacacacacacaaatgcacacatacacacatacacccacacacacacacacacacacacacacacacacacacacacacacacacacacacacacacacacacactcaaacgcacacaaaggcatacacacacacacacacacacacacacacacacacacacacacacacacacacacacacacacacacacacacacacacatacacacacacaagcacacagcgCACGTTCTCCACCAGGTGTTCAGAGGAACACCCTGATAAGTGTTCCAGCAGCTTCAACCACCGGACCCACAATAAGAAACCTCTGGCTGGTCTGCAGCCCTCCATCTGGGCCTGCCGGGCGCAGCCCCCGACCCCAGGCCCCGGGGCCGGAGGGTGCTTCAGATCCGTCCCCACAACATTGACACCCTGGGCCCTCGGCGTGCGGTGGGTGGCGAGCAGCACCCAGGTGCAGGTGCGGCGTGCGGGTCCAGCCAGCGCCGGGAGGGAGCGGGCCACGGCCTCTCGCTGGAGCACGACCGGGACGCCCACCGCAGACCCCTTACTCAGCCCCGCGCAGAGGGGGAAcctgggtgtgagtgtgtgtgtgtgtgtgtgtgtgtgtgtgtgtgtgtgtgtgtgtgtgtgtgtgtgtgtgtgtgtgtgtgtgtgtgtgtgtgtgtgtgtgtgtgtgtgtgtgtgtgtgtgtgtgtgtgtctagcagATATAgcgagagagtatgtgtgtacctgtgtttttgtgtgtgtgtgtctgtccgtctgtctgagagatggtgagagagagactgtgtgtttgtctttgtttgtgtctttgatagtgtgtgtgtgtgtgtgtgtgtgtgtgtgtgtgtgtgtgtgtgtgtgtgtgtgtgtgtgtgtgtgtgtgtgtgtgtgtgtgtgtgtgtgtgtgtgtgtgtgtgtaagagagaaagtgagagagaatgcgtgtgtgcgtgtgtgtatgtgtgtgtgtgtgtgtgtgtgtgtgtgtgtgtgtgggtgtgtgtaagagagaaagcgagagagaatgcgtgtgtgtgtgtgtgtatgtatttgtgtgtttgtgtttgtgtgtgtgtgtgtgtgtgtgtgtgtgtgtgtgtgtgtgtgtgtgtgtgtgtgtgtgtgtgtgtgtgtgtgtgtgtgtgtgtgtgcgtgtgtgtgtgtgtgtgtgtgtgtgtgtctgtgtgtgtgtctgtgtgtgagagagagagagagcgagattatgtgtgtgtgttgtgtgtgatctAAAAATCCTAAAATAAAAGACTTAACCTACAGCTTATGGCTAGATAACGGTCCCTAATGTATGAAGACAATCCTGCTGCCAAATccgatacgcacacacatacacacacacatacacaagctaactttctctctcacttacttgtaaacacacacacacacacacacacacacacacacacacacacacacacacacacacacacacacacacacacacacacacacacattttgcatgtgcaagtgtgtgtgcgtgtgtatgtgtgagtgtgtgtgtgtgtgtgtgtgtgtgtgtgtgtgtgtgtgtgtgtgtgtgtgtgtgtgtgtgtgtgtgtgtgtgtgtgtgtgtgtgtgtgtgtgtgtgttcgtacatGCCGTGCGTGCGTATGAATGAAAGGTATGGCAGGAGTGTTGTGTTGGCTTGGCCGGCTGTCTGCGGTTCTGCGGCGGTGAGAGCGAGTGCTGGGAGTGCAGAGCGGGCGTTGCTGCAGAAATCCCTTAGAAATGTTCCTTTTGGATCCGAGTCCGTGCTTACATACCGCTCTCCAGCTTCTCGAGCCCACTGTATCTCGTACTCCGTTTCATTTTCTCTCCTACGGTTCTAACCTAAAAGTTATGAAACCTGAAGTCGGAATACGTCTCTAGAAACGGCAGATCTGAACTTTGAGGGTCTGCCAGCGTGGATAATGCCCTTCACCTATGCGTGCAATTGAAGAAGAGTATGGGCAATATAGGATTGGAGCCTTAACGTTTATTTTCTCTACGGGAGATAATACCATtacggagagagaaagtgtaGGTTTATGTTCCAAGAATAATGCGCCCGAAAGGGAGGCGTGTGGTTTTTATGTTATTAATCTTCAGTACCTGTGTCTCTTGTCACAACCAATGACATTTGCGACGTGTTCAACTCTCTACTGGTCGGCATCGCAGGGCAATTGACTAATCCCGTTTTGATCGAATAAGTGCGTGCaaatgcgcgcgcgtgtgtgagagagagagagagagagagagagagagagagagagagagagagagagagagagagagagagagagagagagagagagagagagagagagagagagagagagagagagagagagagagagagagacggggagcaAAGATTCGAaggggggggcagcagagggggcgagaggtaggagggagagaggaaggaggaaggattGATCCGCGTCTGTTAAAGActtgttctgtttttttctttagaGCTTTTAGGTTTGAGCCGAAGCGCGTCTCGAGCGCAGCTCCCAAACTCCTCAAGCAGCTTTGTCCAGACGGAAGCTAACCTtgcaatttaattttttttgcaaaGTGAAGATCTACTTTACAGCAGCAATCTGATCCAAACGGCTCCATTGTGGGCTGCGTGCTTTCATTTGGACTGAGTGTTGCTCGAGCAGCCCGCTGTTGAACACAAGGAGCGACTGACTGCAGGTCCCGGGCCGATCTGTCACTGTGATTAGGTAAACACGCCGGATGGGAAGGCTCCAACTTTTGATTGTGTGGAAGTATAGCCTCCTATAGTCCCGTGCACCGCGTCGCCCCTCCCgtcccacccaccctcccagaACTGAGGAGCTGGGGAGTTTTCTCGGGTGATTCTTCAACTTTAAAAAAGctagaaaacaaataaaaatctCGGATTGCAattttctctcctccccccaccacctagGAAGGTTTTGGGAGGTGATGTCATCGCGCGGTGGTTCGCCTGGTATTGTGACCCGGGGGCGCGCGGAGCCCCGCTGCAGCCGGCCGACCCGCGGTTAGGAGGAGTGCGGGAAATCAGGTGCAAAGAGAGACTGTcatcttgtttttttccctcgTGCGCTCTGTCGCGGGTGGCTGCCTCCTGCTACACAGCCCACAGCTGTTCCTCTCCTGCTACCCCTCCCTCgttactccctccctccctccctctctccatctccccctaaACCACACCGACTCCTCAGCGGTTCTCATTTAagtctctcttcttctttttcttctaccCATCTAAGCTGGACCTGGCGCTCACACCGCCATCATCACTATCACCACCCTCTCTGTCGGACATTTATCGGTCTCTTCCTGcccaccaacacctcctccaccgatCACCGACCACCGCCAGCTGAAGGGGTCGTAGCCATGACCGAGGCTAATACCCTGCAGCACGCGGCGCGCGCCGACCCCCCGTCTCCAGGTCACCGATCCTTCCGGCTGCCAGTGCAACAGCAGATCGCGACCCCGCCTCGCGGTGGGCACTAGAACCCCGCTGTGCGACCCTCTCCACACCAGATCGGACTATTAACACACGCCAACGCACCCTCTTGTTGCGCTGCAAGTAACATCGCACTCACGGAGACGATCCGGCTACGTTTTGTTTTATTGAAACGGAACACATCCTGACTTGGAATATTCTAAACTTTACACCAGGGGACCGAACTGAGAGAACGCAAGAGAGGTGGGGGCCAACAAGTGAAGTTGTCGGTCTGTCAGTGTCGCTCGTGGTCGCGCTTTCACCTGTTCATCGTTTCGCCGGCGGCGCGCATGCAGCAGCCGAACCGATGCCCTAACCTTTTCCCCCTGGGCCCCGCCCCTTCTTTTTTCTCGCGGGCCGGACAGCTGTGAGAGGTTGCCCTGCGGTCACAGTGACATTCACCCCGCCTGACACCTCGCCCCTCGCCGTCCGCCGTTCGACCGCTCCGCCTGGGGACGCCGAGGCACCGCCGATGCCAACAGCGGAAGCCGTTGACTCATTGACTCTGCACACCGTCCAGCGGATTCACTACACGCACGGGAACCCTCCGGTGCGCCGGGCTGGCTCGGACGGAGCGCCGCGGAGACTGACTCCGGGCCGAGGTCCTTAGTGGATGGGGGAAGCGATGTGGTCCCTGCTCCCCATGCTGGCTGTCTTGTAAGTCACTCTCACACAATCCATTTCACTTTTTTATAGGAAATTGTATCTTAACTTCTCTCTTTACCTTTCGTTCTTTGGGGTGATGGTTgggtgtcaggtgtgtgtgtgtgtgtgtgtgtgtgtgtgtgtgtgtgtgtgtgtgtgtgtgtgtgtgtgtgggagggggggggggggggagggctatactaaggaggggggctgggggaggctgtgGTGCCTAACTGCATTACATCACTACTACTCCTCATCAGTCCCCATAGGAAACATACCACGGACGACCctgttttgattggctgtcgGTCTAGGGTCAGTGGTTCAGCGTCAGGCCGTGTAGCTCATGGACGCTGCCATAAacatctccatcacccccaccttaTGCACTCTCTGCTCCGCTTGCCTGGCCAGACGGTCTTAAAGGAGAGCATTTTCCCGTAGAGAAATTTTTCCCCTGGAGAAATATTTCGGAAGGTGAGTCAAATAACGCTGGCTTTATCAGGGAAGGGAAAATGGTGGTGCCAAGAGCAGACCCGAGCAGGGATCCAGCCTGTTTGAGGTGTGTCCTGTtaagagatttatttttcttactTTGTGTCGGCTGCACCTCTCCCAGATGGCAGTCCTCTCTACATA
The DNA window shown above is from Gadus chalcogrammus isolate NIFS_2021 chromosome 10, NIFS_Gcha_1.0, whole genome shotgun sequence and carries:
- the LOC130390639 gene encoding protocadherin alpha-8-like, whose protein sequence is MVSLSGLHIFVVLLFFGELGSAQIRYSTAEEAKVGSVIGNVAKDLGLDPTTLKERRFRIVAGTKDSLFEVNQNNGALYNTQKVDREDICEHSGACLVELKIVIENPLEIHYVSVEVTDRNDNAPIFPEKEKVIEIAEHTLQGARFQLAGAHDPDFGINSVQRYLLSQNDHFQLEIRDRGEDKIPFLVLQRQLDREQRTNYSLVLTAVDGGKPHKSAHLNVTILVLDNNDNRPIFSQEVYSVMLRENVDIGTVVINVQANDLDEGTNGQVEYAFGTDSTAKIVELFSLDKITGEILVKGKIDYETMDVYKIDIQASDKGQPPMTTDCRVIIKIEDVNDNKPAIEVTSISDSVPEDSKQGIVIYLVSVTDIDSGLNGKVICSLNENVPFELKPSYKDNMYSLVVKEKLDRETMSHYDVTLTATDCGQPPLSTFKTLSVQISDVNDNSPEFAQNPLELYLLENNTPSASIFSVSAFDKDLNENAAIIYQTVRGDGSRNDMSSFLNINSDNGHISAMKSFDFETLKKFQFQVVALDSGSPPLRSNVTVNVFILDQNDNPPVILHPISSNGSAEGVEEVPRNVPAGYLVTKVRAYDADIGYNGWLLFSLQEVSDHSLFGLDRYTGRIRTLRSFTETDEAQHKLVILVKDNGNVSLSATATVVVKLVEPKEAISASDVKSAATDIGDSGVTFYLMITLASVSTLFLISIIVLIAMQCSKTTDVSSKYLPETNYDGTLCHSIQYRSGEKRYMLVGPRMSIGSTIVPGSNGNTLVVPDRRSTSAEVREQFITTVS